The following are from one region of the Euwallacea similis isolate ESF13 chromosome 31, ESF131.1, whole genome shotgun sequence genome:
- the Teh1 gene encoding uncharacterized protein Teh1 translates to MRSSSSELLLDEQEELRKRKIKELAISKKTQNRQQGVRSCREQALFYATSFLAILSIAAGSSLLFLVPLYVDPAISTLASNFVTEPVRCVTSRVEQLTGLANCSWSSCREGCTSDAYHCTHIYVSYNGTGQELNTTEEAILLVNIKGCGYPPKIRCTNFTETFGNEGTEFNCFPSRQNGSLVLTHYLKDEQIAIIIHYFAIPFVVTLATSVALCVMHCDCTCAPVRRRSMRSRRPARLPLKPDYSDGSLCAGLQPALS, encoded by the exons ATGAGGAGCTCCAGCTCTGAATTACTTTTAGATGAACAAGAAGAGCTTAGGAAACGAAAGATAAAG GAATTGGCTATTTCAAAAAAGACTCAAAATCGACAGCAAGGAGTGAGGAGTTGTCGGGAACAAGCATTGTTTTATGCAACAAGCTTTCTGGCTATATTGTCAATAGCTGCTGGTTCATCACTTCTCTTCTTGGTACCACTTTATGTGGATCCAGCTATCTCAACATTAGCTAGTAACTTTGTGACAGAACCTGTCAGGTGTGTCACGAGTAGAGTAGAACAGCTTACAG GCTTAGCAAATTGTTCCTGGAGTTCATGCAGAGAAGGTTGTACCAGTGATGCCTATCATTGCACTCATATCTATGTTAGCTACAATGGAACAGGCCAAGAATTAAATACTACAGAGGAGGCAATTCTTTTAGTAAACATAAAAGGTTGTGGGTACCCTCCAAAGATTAGATGTACTAATTTTACTGAAACCTTTGGAAACGAAGGTACTGAATTCAACTGTTTCCCTTCAAGGCAAAATGGTAGCCTGGTACTTACACATTACCTCAAGGATGAGCAG ATTGCCATTATTATCCACTACTTCGCCATTCCATTTGTGGTGACCTTGGCAACATCAGTAGCCCTATGCGTCATGCATTGTGACTGCACATGTGCACCTGTGCGACGCAGAAGCATGAGGTCACGAAGACCAGCTCGATTACCCCTAAAACCAGATTATAGTGATGGATCCTTATGTGCAGGACTACAACCGGCACTATCGTAA